In the Carboxydothermus hydrogenoformans Z-2901 genome, one interval contains:
- a CDS encoding alpha/beta hydrolase, which translates to MGSFNFLFKASDGQEIYCYRWVPDKEQKLRAIVYIAHGMAETAARYERFALALTKEGYLVFAHDHRGHGKTAKSIEEIGYLGPDGFNRMVQDMKELIDFVKNENRELPIILFGHSMGSFLAQRYISLYGESINGVILSGTSCDPGPIVNLGIFLAKKEVEKYGPKHRSVRLTKLSFGNYNKKFKPNRTEFDWLSRDAEEVDKYINDPYCGGVFTASFYYDFLRGLKETFRRENLAKIPKELPIFIFSGDMDPVGNMGRGVLKLIKTYEKLGLKNVAYKLYPGGRHEMLNEINREEVVGDIINWLNKLF; encoded by the coding sequence ATGGGCTCTTTTAACTTTCTCTTTAAAGCCAGTGACGGACAGGAAATTTATTGCTACCGCTGGGTTCCGGATAAAGAGCAGAAACTCCGGGCGATTGTTTACATTGCCCATGGTATGGCGGAAACCGCAGCACGGTATGAGCGATTTGCTTTGGCTTTAACCAAAGAAGGTTATCTTGTCTTTGCCCACGACCACCGGGGGCACGGGAAAACGGCGAAAAGCATTGAGGAAATAGGGTATTTGGGTCCCGATGGATTTAACCGGATGGTTCAGGACATGAAGGAACTTATTGATTTTGTTAAAAACGAAAACCGGGAACTTCCAATTATCTTATTTGGCCACAGCATGGGCTCTTTCTTGGCTCAGCGGTATATTTCCCTTTACGGGGAAAGCATAAATGGAGTGATTTTATCCGGGACTTCCTGCGATCCCGGGCCTATTGTTAATCTTGGCATCTTTTTGGCCAAAAAAGAAGTCGAAAAATACGGCCCTAAACATAGAAGCGTTCGTTTAACAAAGCTTAGCTTTGGCAACTACAATAAAAAGTTTAAACCAAACCGCACCGAGTTTGACTGGCTTTCCCGCGATGCCGAAGAAGTAGATAAATACATTAATGACCCTTACTGCGGGGGAGTATTTACCGCAAGTTTCTACTACGATTTTTTAAGAGGGTTAAAGGAAACTTTCCGCCGGGAAAACTTGGCTAAAATCCCCAAAGAGCTTCCTATTTTCATTTTTAGCGGCGATATGGACCCGGTAGGTAACATGGGTAGAGGTGTTTTAAAGTTAATAAAAACTTACGAAAAATTAGGTTTAAAAAATGTAGCATACAAGCTCTATCCTGGAGGCCGGCACGAAATGTTAAACGAAATTAATCGGGAGGAAGTGGTCGGGGATATTATAAACTGGTTAAATAAGTTGTTTTAA
- a CDS encoding RAD55 family ATPase: protein MERLVTGIENFDEVLGGGIPLYSINIIAGNPGSGKTILVQNILFNAARRGLKSLYFTTVSESQFKMVRNLADFEFFDNSFLGEQIIYRDLGLILKKEGLNGAFAAVDDLMKKFRPDILVIDSFKALRSLVDSEKEFRAMVFELASKLAVWETTTFLVGEYIEEELSTLSEFAIADGIIYLYGQQERKFQKRYLRILKMRGTGTIPGEHIFLIGKDGIKLYPRMLLSQEELVYDVEKGLGLEVRDNFGIEGLDNLLGGGIYRGSSTLLAGATGTGKTLFSLKFALEAAQRGEKEPKC from the coding sequence TTGGAGAGATTGGTGACGGGTATAGAAAACTTTGATGAGGTTTTAGGCGGTGGTATTCCCTTGTATTCAATAAATATTATCGCTGGTAATCCCGGCAGTGGTAAAACGATTTTAGTTCAAAACATTTTATTTAACGCAGCAAGGAGAGGATTAAAGAGTTTATATTTTACCACCGTTTCCGAAAGCCAGTTTAAAATGGTAAGAAACTTGGCTGATTTTGAGTTTTTTGATAATAGCTTTTTAGGTGAACAAATTATTTACCGGGACTTAGGGCTTATCTTGAAAAAAGAGGGGCTTAATGGTGCGTTTGCTGCTGTTGATGATTTAATGAAAAAATTTAGACCGGATATTCTGGTAATTGACAGCTTTAAAGCTTTAAGAAGTCTTGTTGATAGCGAAAAAGAGTTCCGAGCCATGGTTTTTGAGTTAGCCTCTAAGTTGGCGGTTTGGGAAACCACTACTTTTTTAGTTGGAGAGTACATAGAGGAAGAGTTGAGCACTTTATCGGAGTTTGCTATTGCTGACGGCATCATCTATCTTTATGGCCAGCAGGAGCGGAAATTCCAGAAGCGGTATTTAAGAATCCTGAAGATGCGTGGAACCGGGACAATTCCCGGGGAACATATTTTTTTAATTGGTAAAGATGGAATTAAGCTTTATCCCCGAATGTTACTAAGTCAAGAAGAATTGGTTTATGATGTGGAAAAGGGTTTAGGTTTAGAAGTGCGGGATAATTTTGGTATTGAAGGGCTTGATAATCTCTTAGGTGGTGGAATTTACCGGGGAAGCTCAACTCTTTTGGCGGGAGCTACCGGTACCGGGAAAACCCTTTTTAGCTTAAAGTTTGCTTTGGAAGCGGCCCAAAGGGGAGAAAAAGAGCCTAAGTGCTGA
- a CDS encoding methyl-accepting chemotaxis protein: MKINKILETVSDYQKLFTEDATFIVSDLEKYLYYRPGRIDFGFKPGDKIVEGTLMERAMKQNKKIVARVEKEQSKFGFPYIATVIPITDEEGVVGAMAVAFSTETQDMVINMSADLARVTGEIRESATEFSTSAAELANTNQRIAGESKELQAEIAGIQEIVNLINIISDKTHILGLNAAIEAARVGDKGRGFAVVAEEIRKLAQQTKFSAQDIRNKINQSLHRLNELVQSIQNLAAISEEQSAMAQQLTAAIEEISGVAEDLKNIAFKLK; encoded by the coding sequence ATGAAAATAAATAAAATCCTGGAAACTGTTTCTGATTATCAAAAATTATTTACTGAAGACGCAACGTTTATAGTTTCTGATCTGGAAAAGTATTTGTATTATCGTCCGGGGCGAATTGATTTTGGGTTTAAGCCGGGAGATAAAATAGTGGAAGGAACATTAATGGAGAGAGCGATGAAGCAAAACAAAAAAATTGTTGCCAGGGTTGAAAAAGAACAAAGCAAATTTGGATTTCCATATATTGCAACGGTAATTCCTATAACTGATGAGGAAGGCGTTGTAGGAGCAATGGCGGTAGCTTTCAGTACGGAAACCCAGGATATGGTAATTAATATGTCGGCCGATTTAGCTCGAGTCACCGGCGAAATTAGGGAGTCGGCAACGGAATTTAGTACTTCAGCTGCGGAGTTGGCAAATACAAACCAGCGAATTGCCGGTGAATCAAAGGAACTTCAAGCAGAAATTGCAGGTATTCAGGAAATTGTTAACTTAATCAATATAATTTCCGATAAAACACATATTTTAGGCTTAAATGCGGCGATTGAAGCTGCCCGAGTGGGAGACAAAGGTCGGGGCTTTGCGGTGGTAGCGGAAGAAATAAGAAAACTTGCCCAGCAAACCAAGTTTTCGGCCCAGGATATTAGAAACAAGATAAATCAAAGCTTACATAGACTCAATGAATTAGTACAGAGCATTCAAAACCTGGCAGCGATAAGTGAGGAACAAAGTGCGATGGCTCAGCAATTAACGGCAGCGATTGAAGAAATTTCAGGGGTAGCTGAGGATTTAAAGAATATTGCATTTAAGTTAAAATAA
- the dmpI gene encoding 4-oxalocrotonate tautomerase DmpI, which yields MPVIQIDAGPMSKEKKAELIKNLTDAASSTLNIPPQAFIVIIRENSLDNVGSGGKPLAEINK from the coding sequence ATGCCGGTAATCCAGATTGATGCAGGGCCTATGTCCAAGGAAAAAAAAGCGGAGCTTATTAAAAATCTTACCGATGCAGCAAGTTCTACGCTGAATATTCCGCCTCAAGCTTTTATTGTAATAATTCGGGAAAATTCTTTGGACAATGTAGGTAGCGGTGGCAAACCTCTTGCGGAGATAAATAAGTAA
- the bioB gene encoding biotin synthase BioB: MFNRIVALTQKVLDGGQINQIEALELAQAEGADILILAAMAAKIREKYVGDKVELCSIISVKTGHCPEDCAFCAQSVHHHTEITPTEMLEEEKILAKAKAMEAAGAHRFDLVTAGLGMTEEDEDFKKILAIYKRLRQEVKLELCACLGTLTEKAAMQLREVGVTRYNHNLETARSFFSNIVTTHTYDERIETIKNVKKAGMEVCCGGIIGMGETMEQRIEFAFTLKELDVDAIPINVLNPIKGTKLENRPLLSPLEVIKTFAIFRFILPDKNIRYAGGREVNLRDMQALGLMAGLNGMLIGHYLTTKGREVETDLQMIRDLGLKI; the protein is encoded by the coding sequence ATGTTTAATCGGATAGTAGCCTTAACCCAAAAAGTACTGGATGGCGGACAAATTAATCAAATTGAAGCGCTGGAGCTTGCGCAGGCTGAGGGCGCAGATATTCTGATATTGGCAGCAATGGCGGCCAAGATCAGGGAAAAGTACGTGGGGGATAAGGTGGAGTTATGTTCAATCATCAGTGTAAAAACCGGTCATTGTCCTGAGGACTGTGCCTTTTGCGCTCAATCGGTCCATCATCATACAGAAATTACACCCACTGAAATGCTCGAGGAAGAAAAAATCTTGGCAAAAGCTAAGGCTATGGAAGCGGCCGGGGCCCATCGTTTTGATTTGGTAACGGCCGGTCTGGGAATGACCGAGGAGGACGAGGATTTTAAAAAAATTTTAGCTATTTATAAACGTTTGCGTCAGGAAGTAAAACTGGAATTATGCGCTTGCCTGGGGACATTAACCGAAAAAGCAGCTATGCAGCTGCGCGAAGTCGGAGTTACTCGGTATAATCATAATCTGGAAACAGCGCGAAGTTTTTTTAGCAATATCGTTACAACTCATACTTATGATGAACGGATAGAAACCATTAAAAATGTTAAAAAAGCTGGAATGGAAGTATGTTGTGGTGGTATTATCGGTATGGGAGAAACTATGGAACAGCGAATTGAGTTTGCTTTTACGCTAAAAGAATTAGATGTTGATGCCATACCGATAAACGTGCTCAATCCAATTAAAGGAACAAAACTGGAAAACCGGCCGCTTTTATCGCCCCTGGAAGTTATCAAGACTTTTGCAATTTTCCGCTTCATTTTGCCGGATAAAAATATCAGATATGCCGGTGGTCGGGAGGTAAATTTGCGGGATATGCAGGCTCTGGGGTTAATGGCGGGGTTAAACGGCATGTTAATCGGGCATTATTTAACAACTAAAGGCCGGGAAGTGGAAACAGATTTACAAATGATTAGAGATTTAGGTTTAAAAATTTAG
- a CDS encoding HD-GYP domain-containing protein yields the protein MNRFNLFAIYSYALLKYNQIIAIERVFKFFIMIEDYLKNNLPSMRLHAFNVAYWTIEIAKKLNLPKDEREKLYYAALFHDIGKINVKNSIVNKEGPLTPEEYEEIKEHAEFGYVITRELFDNIYPDIPFWIKWHHENYDGSGYPEGLKKNEIPFPSRILRVANVIDVLHSPKSYKKPVTVKELVEELKRCTGKDFDPDVVDAALDVINERIVLPMDILKSNVEKIFPALLSLRTFRDVYNFNGYFVFNEKRSYFKSTDLNGNSVKDLWDLQSASLVVEIFNSMYEYEVEVIPVEEHTYIISNIRPMEKKNFISILWELEAELIAASGKSLNVKVKRLSGDYLLFAHDNSCPLDMSSLYKMKIKFEDGEELILNGIITYYYNASTNYAFYKYAFVNIGETTRDKLFKQIFKKQIYLRSFLKKDRWIKNKAG from the coding sequence TTGAATAGGTTTAATCTTTTTGCAATATATTCTTATGCGCTTTTAAAATATAACCAAATAATTGCGATTGAAAGAGTTTTTAAATTTTTTATAATGATTGAAGATTATCTGAAAAATAACCTGCCTTCTATGAGGTTGCATGCTTTTAATGTTGCTTATTGGACTATTGAAATAGCTAAAAAACTAAATTTACCAAAAGATGAGCGTGAGAAGCTTTATTACGCGGCATTATTCCATGATATAGGAAAAATAAATGTTAAAAACAGTATAGTAAACAAAGAGGGCCCATTAACACCAGAAGAATATGAAGAAATAAAAGAACATGCTGAGTTTGGATATGTAATTACTAGGGAGTTATTTGATAATATTTACCCAGACATACCTTTTTGGATAAAGTGGCATCATGAAAACTATGACGGAAGTGGTTATCCTGAAGGTTTAAAAAAAAATGAAATTCCTTTTCCGAGTAGGATTCTCAGGGTTGCAAATGTAATAGATGTTTTACATTCGCCTAAAAGTTACAAGAAGCCTGTTACTGTAAAGGAACTGGTGGAAGAACTTAAAAGATGTACAGGAAAAGATTTTGATCCTGATGTGGTAGATGCAGCTCTTGATGTAATTAATGAAAGAATTGTTTTACCGATGGACATATTAAAATCCAATGTTGAAAAAATATTTCCAGCATTACTTTCGTTACGTACTTTTAGAGATGTATATAATTTTAATGGGTATTTTGTTTTTAACGAAAAGCGGAGTTATTTCAAATCTACTGATTTAAATGGAAATAGTGTTAAAGATTTATGGGATTTACAATCGGCATCTCTGGTGGTAGAAATATTTAATTCAATGTATGAGTATGAAGTAGAAGTAATACCGGTAGAAGAACACACCTATATAATTTCGAACATTCGTCCTATGGAAAAAAAGAATTTTATCTCAATTTTATGGGAATTGGAAGCGGAATTAATTGCAGCAAGTGGTAAGAGCTTGAATGTTAAAGTAAAAAGACTTTCTGGTGATTATTTGTTATTTGCTCATGATAATTCCTGCCCTTTGGATATGTCAAGTCTTTATAAAATGAAGATAAAATTTGAAGATGGTGAAGAGTTGATTTTAAACGGTATAATTACCTATTATTATAATGCATCAACTAATTATGCTTTTTATAAATATGCATTTGTAAATATTGGTGAAACAACAAGAGATAAATTGTTTAAACAGATTTTTAAAAAACAAATTTATTTAAGAAGTTTTTTAAAGAAAGATAGATGGATCAAAAATAAAGCAGGATAA
- a CDS encoding radical SAM protein, with the protein MSKKFGTSLEFAKRYVSEKTLQQLLNYLSKDPVNNLDRIFTLGKILARREEHKQAILTVERNLNNYPAIRQLVESLLRDTHPNVRQRLLFNFFINSIIFGIPKQLQLSETLGFKVPHTILVDPTSNCNLRCEGCWAGAYAKHDELEYERLDRLFNEAKELGIYWIVMSGGEPFMYPYLFDLAAKHNDMAFMIYTNGTRIDEKTADKIIEVGNISPAFSLEGWEERTDRRRGTGVFKKVINAMEMLRERGAVFGISLTATRENVEEIMSDEFIDYMIDKGAKYGWIFHYIPIGRNPNTDLMLTPEQRAYLAKVVPNIRRNKPIFLADFWNDGEFTQGCIAGGKYYFHITASGAVEPCAFVHISTHNINECSLKDVLNSPLFKAYQKRQPFNNNHLRPCPIIDVPSALREIVTETGAKPTHPGADDILKGEVSEYLDRLSEAWAEVAAEIKER; encoded by the coding sequence GTGAGCAAAAAATTTGGGACAAGTTTAGAATTTGCCAAACGGTACGTAAGTGAAAAAACCTTGCAGCAGCTGTTAAATTATCTGAGTAAAGATCCAGTTAACAATTTAGATCGGATATTTACTCTGGGAAAAATTTTAGCCAGACGAGAAGAACACAAACAAGCAATTTTGACGGTTGAGAGAAATCTTAATAACTATCCTGCAATACGCCAATTAGTTGAAAGTTTATTACGAGACACTCATCCCAATGTACGTCAGCGTTTGCTTTTTAACTTTTTTATAAACTCGATTATTTTCGGTATTCCAAAACAGTTACAATTATCCGAAACCTTAGGATTTAAAGTACCTCATACAATTTTAGTGGATCCTACAAGCAATTGTAATTTACGGTGTGAAGGTTGCTGGGCTGGTGCATATGCCAAACATGATGAATTGGAGTATGAACGTTTGGACCGTCTTTTCAATGAAGCTAAGGAGTTAGGAATTTACTGGATAGTAATGTCAGGTGGGGAACCCTTTATGTATCCTTATTTGTTTGACTTAGCGGCAAAACATAACGATATGGCTTTTATGATATATACCAATGGGACAAGAATTGATGAAAAAACTGCCGATAAAATTATAGAAGTTGGTAATATTTCACCGGCTTTTAGTCTTGAAGGTTGGGAGGAACGAACTGATCGGCGCCGGGGAACAGGAGTATTTAAAAAAGTAATAAATGCAATGGAGATGTTGCGGGAAAGGGGAGCGGTTTTTGGTATTTCTCTTACGGCAACACGAGAAAATGTAGAAGAAATAATGTCTGATGAGTTTATTGATTATATGATAGATAAAGGAGCAAAATACGGCTGGATATTCCATTACATTCCCATTGGTCGCAATCCAAACACGGATTTAATGTTAACTCCTGAGCAGCGAGCCTATTTAGCAAAGGTTGTCCCTAATATCCGTAGAAATAAACCTATATTCCTGGCCGATTTTTGGAATGATGGCGAATTTACTCAAGGTTGCATTGCTGGAGGAAAATATTATTTCCACATTACTGCAAGTGGTGCTGTAGAACCGTGTGCCTTTGTTCATATTTCTACTCATAATATTAACGAATGCAGTCTTAAAGATGTTTTAAATTCACCTTTGTTTAAAGCTTACCAAAAGAGACAACCGTTTAATAATAACCACTTAAGACCATGCCCAATTATTGACGTACCTTCTGCCCTTAGAGAGATTGTAACTGAAACCGGGGCAAAACCTACCCATCCTGGAGCTGATGATATCTTAAAAGGTGAAGTAAGCGAATACCTTGACCGGTTGTCTGAAGCCTGGGCAGAGGTTGCTGCCGAGATCAAGGAACGTTAA
- a CDS encoding LexA family protein has protein sequence MILTERRKQFLEKLIDLFQKTNVPVHYETIANALGVSKWTAYDVLKELEKLGYLTRDYTVNPNEMGRSQVVFMPTIKAINLFEEKRTKEINIDEWNKIKTKVLELLNSLKTHSISDAVQKMLEEIPKVQVRVTFGAYVIGLFIVYLRKLGGRTEMLVKSLVQNAPTSEMRIIIFIGTVLGTIIQTMNHEIGVGVTELVGRYLKSLTDLSDKEKGMLADFLVEALA, from the coding sequence ATGATTTTGACCGAACGCCGCAAGCAATTTCTAGAGAAATTAATTGATCTATTCCAAAAAACGAATGTTCCAGTTCACTACGAAACAATAGCGAATGCACTTGGCGTCAGCAAATGGACGGCATACGACGTTTTGAAAGAATTAGAAAAACTTGGCTACCTTACCCGGGATTATACAGTAAATCCTAACGAAATGGGACGTTCCCAGGTTGTTTTTATGCCTACTATTAAAGCTATAAATTTGTTTGAAGAAAAACGTACAAAAGAAATAAATATAGATGAGTGGAATAAAATAAAGACAAAGGTACTTGAGCTGCTAAACAGTTTAAAAACTCACAGCATTAGTGATGCTGTACAAAAAATGCTGGAGGAAATTCCAAAGGTTCAGGTACGAGTAACTTTTGGGGCATATGTCATAGGGTTATTTATCGTGTATCTTAGAAAATTGGGCGGAAGAACAGAAATGCTGGTTAAAAGTTTGGTTCAAAATGCACCTACCAGTGAAATGCGCATCATAATCTTTATTGGAACTGTTCTTGGTACTATTATTCAAACGATGAATCATGAGATAGGGGTTGGGGTAACCGAGTTAGTCGGAAGGTATTTAAAGTCGCTTACCGATCTTTCTGATAAGGAAAAGGGTATGCTTGCGGATTTTCTTGTTGAAGCTTTAGCTTGA
- a CDS encoding HD-GYP domain-containing protein gives MLSINITSLALSLNRNFGLYEKKEHLYRLRMALIGLLIGKKLNLSEEEMKKIFIHSLLKGNLDSNCNIISNSIEEIICLARLVAKLLGRRNVCIFVKDKVRKYILNEYLNVFPMTPVVMALLELMEEEAFWFNLEKEFLFLDILKMTMGWEDNKILKEEEIKKVANLLTRLIENKDVQTREHSQRVARIALRLSEELKLSEEQIQKVELASLIHDIGKLAIPAKILHKPGKLTEREFLLVKSHPFYTYKLFETVDGLDEVAKWAGYHHEKLDGSGYPFKVKKEDLDIEARVIQVADITAALLEKRSYRDSMDKEQVIKILRLEAQNNKIDLEVSELTQRLLLEDELLKDDITYSIAIL, from the coding sequence ATGTTATCTATCAATATTACTTCCTTAGCTTTATCTTTAAACAGAAACTTTGGGTTATATGAAAAAAAAGAGCATCTTTACCGTTTAAGAATGGCATTGATTGGTTTGCTTATTGGAAAAAAGCTAAATTTAAGTGAAGAAGAGATGAAGAAAATATTTATCCATTCTTTGCTTAAAGGCAATCTGGATTCAAATTGTAATATAATTTCAAATTCTATCGAAGAAATAATATGTCTGGCAAGATTAGTAGCAAAATTATTAGGGAGAAGAAATGTTTGCATTTTTGTTAAAGATAAGGTACGTAAATATATTTTAAACGAATATTTAAATGTTTTTCCAATGACTCCGGTAGTTATGGCACTTTTGGAACTTATGGAGGAAGAGGCATTTTGGTTTAATTTGGAAAAAGAGTTTTTGTTTTTGGATATTTTAAAAATGACAATGGGTTGGGAAGACAACAAGATTCTTAAAGAAGAAGAGATTAAAAAAGTTGCTAACTTACTTACCCGTTTAATTGAGAATAAAGATGTACAAACTCGAGAACATTCTCAAAGGGTAGCGAGAATTGCCTTACGACTAAGCGAAGAATTAAAATTGTCTGAGGAGCAAATTCAGAAAGTTGAGCTTGCAAGTCTAATCCATGATATAGGCAAACTTGCTATACCCGCTAAAATACTTCATAAACCAGGCAAGTTAACTGAACGTGAGTTTTTATTAGTAAAATCGCATCCTTTTTACACGTACAAACTTTTTGAAACTGTTGACGGATTAGATGAAGTTGCTAAATGGGCAGGATACCATCATGAAAAGCTGGATGGTAGTGGGTATCCTTTTAAGGTTAAAAAAGAAGATTTGGATATTGAAGCACGTGTTATCCAGGTGGCGGATATAACAGCTGCTTTGTTAGAAAAAAGAAGTTACCGGGATTCAATGGATAAAGAACAGGTGATAAAAATATTAAGACTTGAAGCTCAGAACAACAAGATTGATTTGGAAGTTTCGGAGTTAACACAAAGATTGTTGCTGGAGGACGAATTATTAAAAGATGATATAACTTATTCTATAGCTATCCTTTAA
- a CDS encoding phasin family protein, with protein MDIFRRSLLLGLGLISLTKEKTEEFLKELMERGKMSKEEAQRFLDELIEKGKNQKEELKSEIDEELRKIIKDLNLVTREELNLLENRIKELENKIQEINLFGVE; from the coding sequence ATGGATATTTTTAGAAGGAGCCTTTTGTTAGGATTGGGATTAATATCTTTAACGAAAGAAAAAACGGAAGAGTTTTTAAAGGAACTTATGGAAAGAGGCAAGATGAGTAAAGAAGAAGCTCAAAGGTTTTTGGATGAATTAATTGAAAAAGGAAAGAACCAAAAGGAGGAGTTAAAATCTGAAATAGACGAAGAACTGCGAAAAATCATAAAAGATTTAAATTTAGTAACTCGTGAAGAATTAAATCTTTTAGAAAATCGGATAAAAGAGTTAGAGAATAAAATACAAGAAATAAATCTTTTTGGGGTAGAGTAA
- a CDS encoding patatin-like phospholipase family protein — MCKKQKVKVRPRIGIALGSGGARGYAHIGVLKALQEANIPIDIIAGTSMGAVVGAAYAAGYRIEELEDIALKMRWRWILNLFDPTLPRQGIIAGNKVEKYFEILTQGKEFSQLRKPLTVVATDIVSGEEVRISKGLVAKALRASIAIPGVFSPVKIDERILVDGSVTTPVPVRAAKEAGADIVIAIDVSSNVDQTSTLVHTWKRIKNMPSQKVVRYIKNSRFEIINVLDNTLELCARPKEVSLNSGLHGKHYYLLKPEVGNIKWYEFYRAGECIRAGEIAGKKVTEKIKIALDTGNFIEEGVKESFWELKAI, encoded by the coding sequence ATGTGTAAAAAACAGAAGGTTAAAGTAAGGCCACGTATTGGAATAGCTCTGGGAAGCGGTGGTGCTAGAGGTTATGCCCATATAGGTGTGCTCAAGGCATTGCAGGAAGCAAATATACCAATTGATATTATAGCGGGGACCAGCATGGGGGCAGTTGTAGGTGCAGCTTATGCTGCAGGATACCGGATCGAAGAGTTGGAGGATATAGCTCTCAAAATGCGGTGGCGCTGGATACTTAACCTTTTCGATCCTACTCTACCCCGCCAGGGCATAATAGCCGGAAACAAAGTAGAAAAGTACTTTGAAATATTAACCCAGGGGAAAGAGTTTTCCCAGTTGCGGAAGCCTTTGACTGTTGTTGCTACTGATATCGTTTCTGGAGAAGAAGTTCGTATAAGTAAAGGATTGGTGGCTAAAGCCTTACGAGCCAGCATAGCTATACCCGGGGTATTTTCTCCTGTTAAGATTGATGAACGAATTTTAGTGGACGGTTCGGTAACAACTCCAGTACCTGTCCGGGCAGCTAAAGAAGCAGGTGCAGATATTGTAATAGCGATTGACGTTAGTTCAAATGTAGATCAGACTTCCACCTTGGTTCATACCTGGAAGAGGATAAAAAATATGCCTTCTCAAAAAGTGGTCCGTTATATTAAAAATTCACGCTTCGAGATTATCAATGTTCTAGATAATACTTTGGAACTGTGTGCCCGGCCTAAAGAAGTTTCTTTGAATTCTGGACTTCATGGTAAACATTATTATTTGCTTAAGCCAGAGGTAGGAAATATTAAGTGGTATGAGTTCTATCGTGCTGGTGAGTGTATTCGTGCTGGGGAAATTGCAGGGAAGAAAGTGACTGAAAAAATAAAAATTGCTCTTGATACTGGAAATTTTATTGAAGAAGGAGTAAAGGAAAGCTTTTGGGAATTAAAAGCAATCTAA